From Petrotoga sibirica DSM 13575:
CTATTAGGATGAGTAATCATGCTAATAGAGCCGCAGTGACAAGTCCCTAGCGACTGTTTACCAAAAACACAGGTCTCTGCGAACACGGAAGTGGAAGTATAGGGACTGACGCCTGCCCAGTGCCGGAAGGTTAAGGGGAGGGGTGAGAGCTCCGAACTGAAGCCCCGGTAAACGGCGGCCGTAACTATAACGGTCCTAAGGTAGCGAAATTCCTTGTCGGGTAAGTTCCGACCTGCATGAATGGCGTAACGATTAGGGAGCTGTCTTAACGGAGGATCCGGTGAAATTACAAGCTCGGTGAAGACGCCGAGGACCCGCAGCTAGACGGAAAGACCCCGTGGAGTTTTACTGTAACCTGACATTGTAACTTATCGTTGTATGTACAGGATAGGCGGGAGGCGAAGAAAGCTGCTCGCCAGGGCAGCTGGAGCCGGCAGTGGGATACCGCCCTTACAACGATGGGTTACTAACGGGAGAAAGTGAAGAGCTTGACCTGGACAGTGTTAGGAGGGCAGTTTAACTGGGGCGGTTGCCTCCTAAAAGGTAACGGAGGTGTTCGAAGGTAGGCTCAAGTGGGTTGGGAATCCACTGAAGAGTGCAAAGGCAAAAGCCTGCCTAACTGAGAGACTGACGAGTCGAACAGGAGGGAAACCTGGACTTAGTGACCCGGCGGTTCTGAGAGGAAGGGCCGTCGATCAACGGATAAAAGTTACCCCGGGGATAACAGACTAATCACGCCCGAGAGTTCACATCGACGGCGTGGATTGGCACCTCGATGTCGGCTCATCGCAACCTGGGGCTGAAGCCGGTCCCAAGGGTTGGGCTGTTCGCCCATTAAAGCGGTACGTGAGCTGGGTTCAGAACGTCGTAAGACAGTTCGGTCCCTATCTGCTGCGGGGGTAGGAAGCTTGAAGGGGGTTGCTCCTAGTACGAGAGGACCGGAGTGAGTATGTCCCTGGTGAATCAGCTGTTATGCAAATAGCAGGAGCTGAGTAGCTACACATATAACCGATAACCGCTGAAAGCATCTAAGCGGGAAACGGGCCCAAACAATAGGCTTCCCACTCATAGGAGGTAAGGGCAGTCTGAGAAGAAGACGTAGATAGGCCGCAGGTGTAAGTACTGAGAAGTATTGAGCCGAGCGGTACTAATAGCCCGAGGCTTTGGACGAAACTCTATGCACTTGTGAATGAGTAATAGGGGGTGAAGATAACGATGCGGGAAACACCCAGAACCATACCGAACCTGACGGTTAAGCCGTATCGTGCCGATGGTAGTACGCTAAGACGTGTGAGAGTAGGTATCGCCCCCTTCCTTTTTTTAGAATAATATTTTTCTCTGCCCAAGTCCCGCCCTAAAAATTGCCGCGTATATTTTACGCGGCATTTTTGTTTTAATAAAAAGAAAAAAATATGGTATAATTTTTTAGATGAAAAAATTCTAAAAATGGAGGTAGGAAGTGAGATGGAGGATGTCAAAGAAGTAGCTTATAAAAGATATCAGCAGTGGCTTGAAAATGTAGCAGACGATTTTAAAGAAGAACTGCTCCGTTTAAAGGATAATGAAAAAGAGATTGTTGATCGATTTTATAAAGATTTAGAGTTTGGAACCGGCGGTTTAAGGGGAATAATGGGTGTTGGAACCAACAGAATGAATGTTTACACTGTGGCTCGAGCCACTCAAGGATTTGCAAATTATTTGAAAAAGCATAAAGATTTTCCTAGTGTTGTTATTGCTTACGATACAAGAAGAACCTCGGACTTATTTGCTAAGGTGGCAGCTCGAGTGTTGGCAGGAAACCATGTAAATGTATATATTTTCGATCAAGTAGCCCCCACACCGCTACTTTCCTTCGCTGTTAGAAAATTAAAAACTGATGGTGGGATAATCATAACTGCGAGTCATAATCCACCGGAATACAACGGTTACAAAGTTTACACATCCGACGGTACTCAGGCGGTTCCCAAATATGCAAATGAAATTACTTCGGAAATTGAAAAGTTAGATTATTTCAAAGATATTAAAATAACTGGCTTCGAAGAAGCTGTTAATTCAGAGAAAATAAATATACTCAATGAATCTATTTTCAACGATTATTTAGATGAAATTGAGGCGTATATTAGATCATTAAATCCGAAAATGGATAAAAAGCCCATAATAGTCTATACTCCATTGTATGGAGCAGCTTTGAAACTAGTTGAGGGCATTTTGAAAAGGTTAGGTTTTGAATATAGTTTAGTTGAAGAACAATCGAAAATCGACCCTTCCTTTTCAACCCTAAAGGTTCCTAATCCTGAAGAAAAAGAAGCATTTGAATTGGCTTTGAAGAAAGCAAAAGAAATAGATGCTGATCTTGTTTTGGCAACAGATCCAGATGGTGATAGAATAGGTGTGTTTGAAAAGTACAAAGGCGATTATGTATCTTTTACTGGAAATCAAGTTGGAGTGATGTTGTCTCATTATTTATTGAGTAAATTCAGTGAATTTTCTTCCTTGAAACCTGACGATTATATTGTTAAGACAATAGTTACTACAGATATGGTTAAACCCATTGCTGAAGAGTTCAATGTAATAATCGAAGAAACATTAACAGGATTCAAATATATAGGAGAAAAAATTGAAAATTATATGAACAGTGGAAGGAAATTTATATTTGGATTTGAGGAAAGTTATGGATATTTAGCGAATGATCATGTAAGGGATAAAGATGCCGTAATTGCTGCGGCATTAATTTCTGTTATGAGTTCAGAAATGCTCTCCAAGATGAAAACACTCACTGAATATTTGAAGGATCTGAAAGAAAGATACGGCCACTATGATGAAAAGCTTCTTTCATTCACTTTTGAAGGGTTTGAAGGAACTCAAAAAATCAGAAGAATAATGAACAAAATGAGAAAAACCCCTCCTATAAAAGTTGGTGATTTTACTTTGAAGGAAACTTTAGATTATCTTAACGGGATAGAAGGATTTCCAAGATCTGATGTAGTAGAATTGAGATATTCAAACATTAAAATAATAGCAAGACCTTCAGGAACAGAACCAAAAATAAAATTTTATATCATGGTAAAAGGTTCTTCAGAAAACGAATCCAGTAAATTAATAAAGGATGCTGAACAGGCAGTTTCAGAAATTGTAAATGTTTGATAATATTTCAAATAAAGGTGAGTGAAAATGCAGTTTCATAACGTTTTGTTTTCAGATAAAGGTAATTTTGTAGAAATTAAAGATATCTCTTACTTGGATAGCAGTACTATAAAAATTAACAGCACACTTCCACCTTCAATTTTGAGTAAAAGTACTGATCATTTCGTTGGTTATTTTTTGGTAGAAGAAGATAATAACGATTTATCTGGTATAAGAAGATATTTAAATATAAGCGAACGAAAAGGGAAATACCTTAAGTTGAATTATTGTGATGAGATTTCCAATAACGTTAGAGAAATTCATGGTGATTATGTTGATCTAGTTTCTAAATATGTTGGTTTAAGGAGGGTAATTTCTTCTTTCAACGATTTGATTTTAGAAAACGATATAAATAATAATTTTAGTTCCTGGCTCGAAAAGACAGTGGAAAATGTCCCTTTTGATATTAAAGGATTGATAGCCCAAAGGACTACAAAACTTGTTAATTTGTATTTGATAAAAATCTATGAAGGAATTTATAAAAAAAACATAGATCTATTAAAAAAATATGAATCTGAAATAGTATTCAAAATTTTAGAGGCACCATTACTGCAGAAGACGTATTAGGAGGAATTTTCGTGAAATGGGTCGCAGCAAAGGTGATGTATGATGGTACAAACTTTTTTGGTTATCAAAGTCAGCCAGCCTTTCGTACCGTCCAAGATGAGTTTGAAAAATCGTTAAAGATTATTTTTAAAAAAGAAACTCCATCTTATGCGTGTGGAAGAACAGATACGGGGGTACATGCTACGGGTCAAGTTGTTTCTTTTAAAGTAGAAAATGAAAATATGACTGAAAAAAATATTAAAGATGCTTTAAATGCTATTTTACCGGAAGATATATATGTAAAAGAAGTAAAAGAAGTAAAAGAAGGGTTTAATCCAAGGGCTGAAGCAAAAAAAAGAATATATCACTATTTTATTTATATAAATGAAGATCCCAATATATTTTTAAGAAACAGGGTTTGGTGGGTCCCACTCACGTTAAATTTAGAAAAGATGAGGCAAGCAGCGAAATATTTTGAAGGAGAACATGACTTTACAAGCTTTAAAACGGGTAACGATGAAAGGAATCCCATAAGAACAATTTATAGGGTGAGAATAATACAGTTACGAAAAGATCTAATTTTAATAAGAGTTGAGGGTAAGTCTTTTTTAAAAAGAATGGTTAGAAATATAGTTGGCGCATTGGTAAAGGTAGGTACAGATGTATGGGAAGTAGAAAAAATAGAAGAAATTTTAGAAGCAAAGAAAAGAGCTTCGGCTCCTGCATCAGCACCCCCACAAGGGTTGTATTTTTACTCTGCTTTATTTTGATTAGTAATTTAACCTTAGCAAAAGTGGAAATTGGATTAGTGTACAATGGGCCCTCTAAATATTTCTCTGAGGTTTTATTGAATCTTTACAAATATGCTGATATCTCCATTCCGCCTGGTGAAAACTCTCAAATTATGAAAATAGATTATATTAACGATCTATTCTATATAAATTATAGCAATAAAACCCTTTCAACATCGTTGGAAAAGTTGGATAGTGTGTTTCATGAAATACTTAATGAACTTCCTAGAAGCGTTTTTGTTATAGCAGAAAACTCTCATATTGTTACAGATAATGGAACCAAAACATCTGCATTTCTAAGTTGGGATAAAAATATGAATATAGTTCTAGATGTCAATGGTTTTATTTTTGAGCATCAATTTTCTCCTCCTATTGGTGAAGTAATTACGAGAGTACCTTCAAAATGGATAGAACTAGAGATTACAGGATACAGCAAAGAAGTTACTTTAAACAATCTCAAAATTAAGACCCCAATTACTATCCAGGTACCACCTTCAAAAATTACATTAACGGATGGATTGAAAAAAACAGAAATAGACTTAACTAATTATGAAGGTGAAAAGTATACATTGGATCTGAAAAAACAACAGATATATGAAAAAGTTGAAACTAAGATAGATAAAGTATTTGAAATTGAAAGCGGAGTTTTCTTTTACGGAGAGCCATTATCCGTTTGGTTGCCAAAAAAAGGAGAACCTGTCGTTACGAAGTCCCGATTTTATTGTGATTATGGTGATATCGAAGAGAAAAGTAAGACATTCCATATCGACGGAGAAATCGTTTTTGCTTACGAAAAAGATAATACGGTTTACTTGATTTCTAGTTCAGGTCAATTTGTCACTTTGGGTAAAAAAAATATAAATCGAGACTTTGAAAGATCTCCTTTATCTATCTTGGTTACAGATGAATACATTCAGTTAAAAACCTTCAAATTAGAAAGTTATAGGATTGAATTTGCTGGAGGGATATTTAAAGAAGGAAATGTATACAATATGTTTTTAGATTTACCTTCTTACGAACCTCAACAGAACTACGATTTTGGAAATTTCAACGTTGAAATTGCAAAAAATGAGGTTGTAATCTATACTAATGAGAATTAAGAGCTAACTAACTGGGAAAATTTAATATGAAATTCTCAATGCTTCCTTTGTAAACAATCTCACCTTTATTCAAAAAAACAATTTTTTCAGCGATATCAGAAAACAAAGAGAGATTTCTTGTGGAAATAATCAATGACCGATCCTCTTTTATATCAAAAAGAAAATCTTTAATATCTTTGTGCATGAAATCGTCCAAATGGTCTAGAATAGAATCAAATATAAACACTTGTGGATTTCTAGCTAAACTTAGAAAAATTATAAAAGAAATCTTATCTCCAATGGTCCAGTTATCAAAATCCTCATAACTTTTTAAGGACGAATGATTAGAAAAAATATGTGCAATATTGAGTTTTTCAAGAAGCAAGAATTGTTCTTGAGATATTTCAGAAGGCTTTATTCCTAAAGCAAGGTTAAAAACTTCACTTAAAGTTAAAAAATTGATATTTTCTACAAAAGTAGGCTCTGAATAAGCGATCTCGGATCGCAAATATCTTTTTTCTATACTATTAATATCCTCATCTAAAAATAAAATTTGTCCGGAGGTTTTAATACCTTTGAAGAGTTCTTCATTCAACGCAACAATAGACCTTGCTAACAAAGATTTCCCAGCATTTCTAGGTCCATAAATTAAAAGGATTTCATTTTTTGATATTTCTAAATTAATGTTATTCAATAGTTTTTGATTGTTGATATATACTGATAGATCTTTAATTTCGATTATAATATCTTTTTCCATTCTAACGTTTTGTACTTTTCTTATTATTAAAAAAATAGTCTTCTTTCGCTAACGCTAACTTTCTAATACTTTCCTCGTCGTTAGCATTTTTTAGAGATCTAATAAAATCAATTTGAGAAGAGTATTTGAATTTGAGATAATCATCTTCACGGTAAACACTTTGATTTTCCTTGTACATACTATTTCGCCGCCTTTCTTCTCTTAACCTTTAAATTGGTGGCTTACAAATATTATAATACTCTCTTCTTTATACAAAAAAGCTAAATTTCATTACAGTTCTTTTATAAAACCGTGAAAAATCAAGTGTTTAAGGAAAAAAGAAAGGCTCCCTAAACTAAAATCAGGAGCCTCAATAAAAATTGTTTATAATGAAAGAGGTTCTAAAGTTCTATTTAAGGATCCGTGGAGAAAAGATATTAGCACCCCGTAATTAACGACAGGAACTCCCAACCTATTGATTGAATTTATTCTTCTTAGCATCATTCTTCTTGTAAGAGTACATCCACCACAATGTACGACTAATTTTACGTTCTTTACATCTTCTATGTCGGGGAATTCTTTACCTGCAATAAACTTAAAATTCAAAGATTTTTCGGTATATTTTTCGAGCCATTTTGGAATTTTGACTCTTCCAATATCTTCGTTTAACGGACGATGAGAACAACCTTCCATTATAAGAATGGTATCGCCATTTTCTAAATTATTAATTACGTCTATATCCTTAGTTAAGATACTGATATCCCCTTTATGATGTGCCTCTAATATTGAAAATGTAGTTAAATTTATATCCTCAGGGACTAATTCAGAAACCCTCCCAATTGCTTGAGAATCGGTGATAACCAACTTAGGTTTTTCTTTCAACTTACTAATTATTTCGCTTATTCCTTCAACAGAAGTCACAATTGGAAAAGCCTTTCTATCTATTGCTTCTCTTATAGTTGCTACCTGAGGCATTATCAATCGACCTTTTGGTGCTCCTGTGTCCACCGGGACGACAAGTAAGACGATATCGTTGCTTTTAATAAATTGTGGAAGCAAAGGAATTTCTTCTTCCTTTGGTTTTAACTCAGCCAAAGCTTCTTTTACTCTTTCTATATTGATTTTTTCTTTGCAAGAAACTTCTAAAACAGGTCTTCCAAAAGAATTAATATATAATTGTTTTAAATTAGATACGTTGTTAAGTTGATCTATTTTATTCAATACGATTATGAATGGGATATTCATCTTTTCAAAGAGATCGCAAATAGAGTGTTCAAACCCGTTGGGTTCAGAATCAACTACTAAAACTCCAATATCAGCTTTGTAAAAAGCTCTTTTAGCCCTTTCAATTCTTTTTTCCCCAAGTTCACCCTCATCGTCAATACCCGGGGTATCAATTAAAGTAACGGGGCCTATAGGTTGTAATTCCATACTTTTATATACTGGATCGGTAGT
This genomic window contains:
- a CDS encoding phospho-sugar mutase, which translates into the protein MEDVKEVAYKRYQQWLENVADDFKEELLRLKDNEKEIVDRFYKDLEFGTGGLRGIMGVGTNRMNVYTVARATQGFANYLKKHKDFPSVVIAYDTRRTSDLFAKVAARVLAGNHVNVYIFDQVAPTPLLSFAVRKLKTDGGIIITASHNPPEYNGYKVYTSDGTQAVPKYANEITSEIEKLDYFKDIKITGFEEAVNSEKINILNESIFNDYLDEIEAYIRSLNPKMDKKPIIVYTPLYGAALKLVEGILKRLGFEYSLVEEQSKIDPSFSTLKVPNPEEKEAFELALKKAKEIDADLVLATDPDGDRIGVFEKYKGDYVSFTGNQVGVMLSHYLLSKFSEFSSLKPDDYIVKTIVTTDMVKPIAEEFNVIIEETLTGFKYIGEKIENYMNSGRKFIFGFEESYGYLANDHVRDKDAVIAAALISVMSSEMLSKMKTLTEYLKDLKERYGHYDEKLLSFTFEGFEGTQKIRRIMNKMRKTPPIKVGDFTLKETLDYLNGIEGFPRSDVVELRYSNIKIIARPSGTEPKIKFYIMVKGSSENESSKLIKDAEQAVSEIVNV
- the truA gene encoding tRNA pseudouridine(38-40) synthase TruA translates to MKWVAAKVMYDGTNFFGYQSQPAFRTVQDEFEKSLKIIFKKETPSYACGRTDTGVHATGQVVSFKVENENMTEKNIKDALNAILPEDIYVKEVKEVKEGFNPRAEAKKRIYHYFIYINEDPNIFLRNRVWWVPLTLNLEKMRQAAKYFEGEHDFTSFKTGNDERNPIRTIYRVRIIQLRKDLILIRVEGKSFLKRMVRNIVGALVKVGTDVWEVEKIEEILEAKKRASAPASAPPQGLYFYSALF
- a CDS encoding ATP-binding cassette domain-containing protein — encoded protein: MEKDIIIEIKDLSVYINNQKLLNNINLEISKNEILLIYGPRNAGKSLLARSIVALNEELFKGIKTSGQILFLDEDINSIEKRYLRSEIAYSEPTFVENINFLTLSEVFNLALGIKPSEISQEQFLLLEKLNIAHIFSNHSSLKSYEDFDNWTIGDKISFIIFLSLARNPQVFIFDSILDHLDDFMHKDIKDFLFDIKEDRSLIISTRNLSLFSDIAEKIVFLNKGEIVYKGSIENFILNFPS
- the hydF gene encoding [FeFe] hydrogenase H-cluster maturation GTPase HydF, which gives rise to MPATSGYRTYIAIAGRRNVGKSSLINAIVNQEIALVSNVAGTTTDPVYKSMELQPIGPVTLIDTPGIDDEGELGEKRIERAKRAFYKADIGVLVVDSEPNGFEHSICDLFEKMNIPFIIVLNKIDQLNNVSNLKQLYINSFGRPVLEVSCKEKINIERVKEALAELKPKEEEIPLLPQFIKSNDIVLLVVPVDTGAPKGRLIMPQVATIREAIDRKAFPIVTSVEGISEIISKLKEKPKLVITDSQAIGRVSELVPEDINLTTFSILEAHHKGDISILTKDIDVINNLENGDTILIMEGCSHRPLNEDIGRVKIPKWLEKYTEKSLNFKFIAGKEFPDIEDVKNVKLVVHCGGCTLTRRMMLRRINSINRLGVPVVNYGVLISFLHGSLNRTLEPLSL